GAAGGACGCGGAGGGCCTCCTCCGCGTCCATTTCCGGAATCCTGTCGCTCACTGCGCTCACGATTTCCCGGAGCACCTCCGCCTTGGTGGCGGAGGCAAGCTCCGGCAATATCAGTTCCGTATCAAGATACTCGCCTAATCTCATTTCAGTTTCCGGGATCGATCAATCCGTAGTCGCCGTCCTTACGGCGGTAGATGACATTGACTCCCTCGGTTTCCGCGTTGCGGAATACGAGGAACTCGAACTGCAACGAATCGAGCTGCATGGCCGCTTCTTCAACAGACATGGGCTTGGGTTCGTAGTTGTCCGTGCCGGTAATGGTCGGAGCATCTCCCGCTTCGGAAAGCGAAAAATACTCCATACGCACGTCGCGGGTCTGGGCCTTGCGCCGCCTGTCCTTCATCTTCTCGCGGATCTTGCGCAGCTGGGATTCCAGCTTATCCACCACGGAATCAATCGTGGCGTACATGTCCGGCGACTCCTCATAGGCGGAGATGTGGATGTTGTCCGCGTTGAGCACCACATCGGCCTTCTGGCGAGTCTTTTCCACGGCGAGGTTGACCTGGAGATCGGACTCGTCGCTGTCCTGAATGAACTTGGATATCTTATCGAAACGCTTCTCGATGTGATCCTTCAGATGCGGCGAGGGATCAAGGTTCTTGAAGTTGAAGCTGATGTTCATACACAATCCTCCTTGAGATAGAGGTTGAGTGGGCAAGTTCAAAGAATCTGCTTACGTTTTGAGGAGGAAGGAATATTCATGGCCGAACGGTACTTGGCGACCGTCCTGCGCGCGATATTCACATCCAGCTTTTCCTTGAGCATGTCTCCTATGACTTCGTCGCTGAGCGGCCTCTTGGGATCCTCGTCGCCGATGAACTGCTTGATGAGCGCCTTGACGGATTCCGAGCCGACCTGCGTTCCGTCGCCGAGGTCCAACGCACTGTTGAAAAAGAACTTCAACTCGAAAATCCCGTGCGGTGTGGACACGTACTTGTTGGTCGTAATCCGGCTCACCGTGGATTCATGCATGCTGATGTCCTCGGCCACATCCTTGAGAATAAGCGGCTTCAGCCTGGAAACGCCCTCCTCGAAAAAGCTCCTCTGAAAACGGACGATGCTCTCCATGACCTTGTAGAGGGTGCGCTGGCGCTGGTAGAGACTCTTGAGCAGCCAGGCCGCGGAGCGCATCTTTTCCTGGAAATATTCCTTGTCCTTGCTGTTGCAGGACTTGATATCGTCCATATAAAACGAATTCAGCGTCAATCGCGGCAATCCGTCCTCATTGAGCACGATCACGAAGTCGTCTCCGTACTTGTACACGAAAACGTCCGGGCTGACGTAATGCGGCTCCGTGCTCGAATAACTGGTGCCCGGCA
This portion of the Paucidesulfovibrio longus DSM 6739 genome encodes:
- the hpf gene encoding ribosome hibernation-promoting factor, HPF/YfiA family; translated protein: MNISFNFKNLDPSPHLKDHIEKRFDKISKFIQDSDESDLQVNLAVEKTRQKADVVLNADNIHISAYEESPDMYATIDSVVDKLESQLRKIREKMKDRRRKAQTRDVRMEYFSLSEAGDAPTITGTDNYEPKPMSVEEAAMQLDSLQFEFLVFRNAETEGVNVIYRRKDGDYGLIDPGN